AGGTAGCGCAGAACCGTTAGGTCAACGTTAACGCCGCGGGGGCGCCATCAACTCAGGGCAGCGGGCCGGTGTTGGCCGTGCCCAGCGGCAGCCGCGACACCTCCGCCAGCAGCAGCGCCAGTTGCCGCGCTGCCGCATCGATCACCGCCTGGCCATGCTCTGCCGTGGCCGCAGCCGCGTTGCCGGCGGCGCCATGGGCGTTGTAGTCCTCCATGGCCCAGCCCAGCTTGGCGCTCTTGCCGTTGCCAAGGATGGCGTAGTCGGCCGCGCGCTGCTCGGAGGTCGAGCGGAAGTCCTGCGCCTGGCCCATGCGCACGAGTTGCGGCGTCAGCGCCAGCATCATCGAAGTCTCGATCTCGCCTGCGTGCACGCCGAAGCGGTGCTCCTGCGCGCTGAACTGCTCGCCCGCGTCGCCCAGCGGCAGGTTGAACCAGCTCACGCTGTAGACGATGAGCCCGTGCGCCGCGCGCAGCTCGCGCGCCACGATGTCCATCGCGCCCACATGGCCGCCGTGCGCATTGAACAGCACCAGCTTCTTCACGCCCGCGCGCGCCACGCCCGCGCCAATCTCGTTCCACAGGCGGATCAAGGTCTCGGCCGACAGCGTGAGCGTGCCCGCGAAGCGCGCGTGCTCGGGGCTCAGGCCAATCTGCTGGGTCGGCAGGAACAGCACTGGCAGTTCGGCCGGTAACAGGGGCAGCGAGGCGGCGACGATGCCGTCTGCCAGCACTGTATCGACGCCCAGCGGCAGGTGCGGCCCGTGCTGCTCGGTCGCTCCCAACGGCAGCACCGCGACGGTGGTCGCCGCATCGAGCGACGCGAAGTCGCGCGTGGTGAGGCGGGACCAGAAGCGGGGAAGTAGCGAAGGCAAAGGCGAAGAGGCCTGGGTAACAGCGTTCATCGTGCGATCTTAGGCCGGTCGCAAGCCGGCATCGATGGCTTCCGGACCACAAAAGTAAACGACGGGGATGCCAAAAACGCGAATCTGTTCACACATACAACCAGTTCGTGACACTTTGGTTTGCCATTGTTAATGATCCTCTCTAGAGTGATTCCCAAGTGAGTTTTTAAGGTTGCCGGCCTGTCACATACGCCGGCAGCCCGGTTTTCGCTGCGGCTTCGGTCGCCGGAAACCGCAGTCCGAATTCAAGGGAGCAGAGTGTTCATCCAGAAAAAAGCTGGAGGCACGGTCATGGCCGGGCGCAAAGCTGCGCTCGCCTGCTCGTTGTCTCATCACCTTGCATATGCATCACAAGGATTTCCACCTCTAGCAGCCTGCGCACTGGCCCTCGTCACGCCCGCAGTGCTGGCGCAGCCGTCTGCCGCTATCGCCGCCACGACCTACGACGTCCGGCAGCACGATGCGCTGATCGTCGCGCAGCGCGAAGGCCGAGTTACCGCGGCCCAGGCGCTCCAGCAATTGAAGGCCTGGCTCGCGGCACCCATCGGCGACGACGCCCGCCGGCGCGTGGCTTCCGATGCCATCGCGATCGCCGCCGCCGATGGCCAGTTCGCCGAAGCCGTGGCGCTGGGCCACCAGCTCGCACCGTCGAAGCTGAGCGACTACGCCCTGGGCCCGCTCGCGCTGGCCGCACGGCGCACCCATGACCTGGCCCTGCAGGGCGAGGCCGTAGCCCTATGGCGCGCCCGGCAACCCGCGGCGCGCGAGCCGCGCCTGCACGAAGCCTGGTGGCGCATCGACAGCGGCGACGTCACGGGCGCGCAGGCGCTGTACCGCGCGCTGTCGCAGCCGGCGCCCATGCAGATCGAAGACCGCGTCGCGCTGCTGGAGCTGCGTGCCGCCCTGGCGCGCGCCGCGAAAGACCCGCTGCAGGCGCTCGCTGCCTACACCAAGGCTGGCGCGCTGCGGCCCGAACGCCGCGACATCCGCCGCGAGGCCGACTTCCTGCTCGCGAGCGCCGGTGCCGCATCGAGCGCCTTCGAAGACGCCGAGGCGGCGGAGCGCACCGCGCCGGGCAGCTTCTCGCCGCTGGCGCTCTCGACACTGCAGCAGGAGGCGTTGGCACAGCGGCTGCGCTGGGCGATCCAGGCGCGCGACCAGCGACTGGGCGCGGAGCGCCTCGTCGCGCTCGACCGCGTGCTCGCCGACCAGGAGACCGCGATGGCGCGGGCCGATGCCGCGGCCCTGCAAGCTGACGCCAGCGATGCCGATGCATGGCGCACCGTGCGCGTGCGCCTGCTGTCCGACCGCCTGCTGGCGCTGGTCGAAAGCGGCCGCCCGGCCGACGCCATCGCGCTCTACGACACGGCGCGTGCCACTGGCATGGAGCTGCCCTTCTACGGTCTCGGGGCCGCGGCACGCGCCTTCGCGCAGGAACGCCGCTCCGCCGAAGCCGTGCCGATCTACGAGGCGGCCGTGGCACGCGGCGGCGCCGACCTGCCGACGCCCGACCCGCTCTACTTCGGCCTGCTCTACGCCTACCAGGACACCGGCCGCTTCGAGGACGCCGAGGCGCTGCTGCAGCGGCTGGAGCACGGCACGCCCGCCCTGCTGCGCCTCACGCCCGAAGCCGGCCGCCCCAACGGCGAGTACACCGACGTGAGCGGCCTGCGCGGCCTGACGCAGCTCTACACCGATCGGCCGGCACTCGCGCAGCAAAGCTTCTCGGTGCTGACGCGCGAAGCGCCGCTCAACCCGGGCTATGCCTACGGCGCGGCCCTCACCGAGCGCCTGCGCGAACACCCTGAAGCCGCGCTCGCGCGCTTCGAGGCGCTGGCGGCCGACTCGCCCTACGACATCGGCGCGCGCACCGGCCATGTCGAGGCCCTGCTCGATGCCGGCGAATTCGCCGAAGCCCGCCAGCGCGCCGAATCGCTCGCGGCCGACCTGCCGGACTCGGTGCAAGTGCGCGACATGGAGCGCAAGCGCCGCGCCCAGATCGGCCCGCGGCTCGACGTGGACGCCGAAGCCTCCTCCGGCGGCGCGGCCATCGCCAGCCGCGAATGGCGCATCGACAGTCGGCTCAGCTCCGGCCTCATCGACGACCAGTGGCGCGTGTTCTACGACCAGTCGCTGGGCCGCGGCGTCACCGACATCGGCAACGCGAACTGGGCGCGCGGCGGCCTCGGCCTGGGCTGGCAGCGCGGCCGCTGGCTGGCCGAAGGCGCGCTGCAGCATGCCAACAGCGGCCCCTACCGCAGCAGCGTGGCCGGCCGGCTCGACTACCGCGCGGGCGACGCATGGCGGCTGTCGGCCACCTACGACGGCGACAGCAAGGAGCTGCCATGGAAGGCGCGCGTGGCCGGCATCGGCGCGCGCGAAGCCGGCGCGAGCGTGGGCTACGTGGTGAACGAGTCGCGCCGCTTCGACCTGAAATGGCAGCAACTTGACTTCAGCGACGGCAACCTGCGCAACGGCTTCGACATCGGCTGGAGCGAACGCTGGATCAGCACGCCGCGCTTCCAGCTCGAGACGAAGCTCGCTGCCGACGCGAGCCGCGGCCGCGCCATCGACACCACGCCCTACTTCAACCCCTCGAGCGACAGCAGCGTGCAACTCAGCGTACGCGCGCAATGGCTCAACTGGAAGAGCGACGACCGCCAGTTCTTCCAGGCCGTGGAGCTCGGCGCAGGCAGCTACCGGCAGGCCGGCTTCGGCAGCGGACCGATGTGGAACCTGCGCTACGAGCATCGCTGGAACCTCGGGCCGAAGCTCGCGCTGCGCTACGGCCTGAGCATTTCCGGCCATCCCTACGACGGCGTGCGCGAACGACAGCGCGGCGTCTTCCTGAACCTCTCGACGCCCCTGCCGTGATGCGAAGAACGACGAAGAACCCTTTCACCTTCCTGCGCGCAGCCCTGCCATGGCTGCTGCTGGCGCTCTGCCTGCCGGCCCTCGCACAGCCGCTGCCGAGCGCCGACCCCGACGACGGCCTGAGCTTTCGCGTGATCTCCTTCCACGACGTGCGCACCAACGTGCGTGCGAGCTTCGAGACCTCACCCGACGAGACTGCCGTGGACGAGCGCACCTTCGCCGAAGTGTTCGCCTGGCTGCAATACAACGGCTACCACCCGGTGAGCCTGCAGCAGATCGTCGACGCGCGCGCCGGCGGCAAGCCGCTGCCACCCAAACCCGTGCTGCTGACCTTCGACGACGGCTACCGCAGTGCCTACACCAAGGTGTTTCCGCTGCTCAAGCGCTACAACTACCCCGCGCTGATGGCGCTGGTGACGAGCTGGCTCGAAGTGCCCCAAGGCCAGCAGGTGCACTGGGGCGACAAGCCCGCGCCGCGCGAAGACTTCCTGCTGTGGAGCGAAGCCGCCGAGATGGCGCGCTCAGGCCTCGTCGAGTTCGCGAGCCACAGCGACGCGATGCACACCGGCATCCTCGCCAACCCGCAAGGCAACATGCTGCCGGCCGCCGCAACGCACCGCTACGACCCGAAGACCGGCCGCTACGAGGACGACGCCGCCTACGCGCGGCGCATCGAGACCGACCTGCGCCGCAGCCGCGAGCTCATCGAGAAGCGCACCGGCGCGAAGGTGCGCTCCATGGTGTGGCCCTACGGCGCCTACAACGACGCAGCGCTGAAAGCCTCCGCGCGCGCGGGCATGCCCATCACATTCACGCTCGACGACGGCTCGAACACGCCCGCCTTGCCGCTCACGCGCATCCGACGCGCGCTCGCGGCCTACGACAACGAGGCGCCCGAATACGCGCAGCTGCTTCGCAGCCCCGTGGGCGGCGAGGTGCGGCCCATCAACCGCGTGATGCACGTCGACCTCGACTACGTGTACGACCCCGACCCGGCCCAGCAGGAGCGCAATCTCTCGGCGCTGATCGACCGCGTTGCCGCCGTGCGCCCGCGCGCGGTGTTCCTGCAGGCCTATGCCGACCCCGACGGCGACGGCGTGGCTGACGCGCTGTACTTTCCCAACCGCCACCTGCCGATGCGCGCCGACCTGTTCGGCCGCGCCGCCTGGCAACTGCGCAGCCGCACCGGCGTGAAGGTCTACGCGTGGATGCCGGTAACGGCTTTCCGGCTGCCGGCCTCGAACCCGCTCGCCGCGCACACGGTGACGGCGCAAGGCGGCGCGATGCCGGCCGATCGCTACCACCGGCTCACGCCCTTCGACCCCGCAGTGCGCACGCTGGTCGGCGACATCTACGAAGACCTGGGCAGCCACGCCTTCTTCGAAGGCCTGCTGTTCCACGACGACGCGACCTTGTCGGACGACGAGGACGCGAGCCCCGCCGCGCTGGCCACCTATGCACAGTGGGGCCTGCCGCCCGACGTGGCCGCGATCCGAGCGAACCCCGAGCTGATGGCGCGCTGGACCACCGCCAAGACCCGCTACCTGATCGCCTTCACGCAGGAACTCGCCGCGCGCGTGGGAGCCTGGCGGCCCGCACTGGAAACTGCGCGCAACCTCTACGCGCGCCCGGTGCTGGAGCCGCAGGCCGAGCAGTGGTTCGCGCAGAACTACGAAGCCTCGCTCGCCGCCTACGACTACGTCGCGCTGATGGCGATGCCGCGCATGGAACGCGAGACCGATGCGCACGCGTGGCTGGGCCGGCTCGCACGTCGCGCCGCCGACACGCCGCGCGGCCTCGACGGCACGGTGTTCGAGCTGCAGGCGCGCGACTGGCGCACCGGCAAGCCCGTGCCCGACGCGGAGCTCGCGCGCCAGTGGACGCTGCTGCAGCGCGCCGGCGTGCGCCACCTGGGCTACTACCCCGACGACTTCCTCGACAACCAGCCATCGCTGGAGACCGTGCGCCGCGCGATCTCGGTGCGCACGCTGCTGCCGCGTGCATTGCGCGCGCAAGCCACGCCAGGAGAACGGTCGCCATGACCACCACACAGTTTCTCGCGCAGACGCTGCCCACGCTGCTGTTCGGCTTCGTCTTCTACTACCCGTTCTTCATGGCCTATGTGTGGATGGCGGGCGGCCTCTCGCATGCATGGGTGTTCGAGCGCAAGCGCGATGTCGACGTGAACCCGCTCACCCTGCTGCCCTCGCACCCGCTGGTCACGGTGGTGGTGCCCTGCTTCAACGAAGTGCCGCACCTGCGCGAGGTGATCGAGCAGCTGATGCGCACGCGCTACCCGCACTACGAGGTCATCGCCGTGAACGACGGCAGCACCGACGGCACCGGCGAGCTGCTCGACGAGATGACGAAGGAGTACGGCCGCCTGCGCGTGATCCACAACGCCAGCAACCAGGGCAAGGCCGTCGGGCTCAACACCGCCTGCCAGCTCGCGCGCGGCGAATACATCCTGGGCATCGACGGCGACGCGCTGATCGACGAGGACGCCATTGCGTGGATGCTGCAGCCGATGCTGGCGTCGGAGCGCATCGGCGCGGTCACGGGCAACCCGCGCATCCGCACCCGCACCACGCTGCTGGGGCGCATGCAGGTGGGCGAGTTCTCTTCGATCATCGGGCTCATCAAGCGATCGCAGCAGCTGGTGGGCACGCTGTTCACGGTGTCGGGC
This is a stretch of genomic DNA from Variovorax paradoxus. It encodes these proteins:
- a CDS encoding creatininase family protein, coding for MNAVTQASSPLPSLLPRFWSRLTTRDFASLDAATTVAVLPLGATEQHGPHLPLGVDTVLADGIVAASLPLLPAELPVLFLPTQQIGLSPEHARFAGTLTLSAETLIRLWNEIGAGVARAGVKKLVLFNAHGGHVGAMDIVARELRAAHGLIVYSVSWFNLPLGDAGEQFSAQEHRFGVHAGEIETSMMLALTPQLVRMGQAQDFRSTSEQRAADYAILGNGKSAKLGWAMEDYNAHGAAGNAAAATAEHGQAVIDAAARQLALLLAEVSRLPLGTANTGPLP
- the pgaC gene encoding poly-beta-1,6-N-acetyl-D-glucosamine synthase; this translates as MTTTQFLAQTLPTLLFGFVFYYPFFMAYVWMAGGLSHAWVFERKRDVDVNPLTLLPSHPLVTVVVPCFNEVPHLREVIEQLMRTRYPHYEVIAVNDGSTDGTGELLDEMTKEYGRLRVIHNASNQGKAVGLNTACQLARGEYILGIDGDALIDEDAIAWMLQPMLASERIGAVTGNPRIRTRTTLLGRMQVGEFSSIIGLIKRSQQLVGTLFTVSGVIAMFRRRAVLEVGFWSPDVLTEDIDMSWKLQLGGWQLRFEPRALCWILMPETLRGLWKQRLRWAVGGIQTMLRYTSKILRPRHWRMWLIYFEYMTSVVWAYAMAGVLLVSLVRPFLPADSSWHSALLPHWQGTLLAMTCILQMLLSLWIDRRYDRDLMRYFAGTIWYPIAFWTITMASTVVALPNALIRRRGKRAVWTSPDRGVSDAP
- the pgaB gene encoding poly-beta-1,6-N-acetyl-D-glucosamine N-deacetylase PgaB, whose translation is MRRTTKNPFTFLRAALPWLLLALCLPALAQPLPSADPDDGLSFRVISFHDVRTNVRASFETSPDETAVDERTFAEVFAWLQYNGYHPVSLQQIVDARAGGKPLPPKPVLLTFDDGYRSAYTKVFPLLKRYNYPALMALVTSWLEVPQGQQVHWGDKPAPREDFLLWSEAAEMARSGLVEFASHSDAMHTGILANPQGNMLPAAATHRYDPKTGRYEDDAAYARRIETDLRRSRELIEKRTGAKVRSMVWPYGAYNDAALKASARAGMPITFTLDDGSNTPALPLTRIRRALAAYDNEAPEYAQLLRSPVGGEVRPINRVMHVDLDYVYDPDPAQQERNLSALIDRVAAVRPRAVFLQAYADPDGDGVADALYFPNRHLPMRADLFGRAAWQLRSRTGVKVYAWMPVTAFRLPASNPLAAHTVTAQGGAMPADRYHRLTPFDPAVRTLVGDIYEDLGSHAFFEGLLFHDDATLSDDEDASPAALATYAQWGLPPDVAAIRANPELMARWTTAKTRYLIAFTQELAARVGAWRPALETARNLYARPVLEPQAEQWFAQNYEASLAAYDYVALMAMPRMERETDAHAWLGRLARRAADTPRGLDGTVFELQARDWRTGKPVPDAELARQWTLLQRAGVRHLGYYPDDFLDNQPSLETVRRAISVRTLLPRALRAQATPGERSP
- the pgaA gene encoding poly-beta-1,6 N-acetyl-D-glucosamine export porin PgaA, which gives rise to MAGRKAALACSLSHHLAYASQGFPPLAACALALVTPAVLAQPSAAIAATTYDVRQHDALIVAQREGRVTAAQALQQLKAWLAAPIGDDARRRVASDAIAIAAADGQFAEAVALGHQLAPSKLSDYALGPLALAARRTHDLALQGEAVALWRARQPAAREPRLHEAWWRIDSGDVTGAQALYRALSQPAPMQIEDRVALLELRAALARAAKDPLQALAAYTKAGALRPERRDIRREADFLLASAGAASSAFEDAEAAERTAPGSFSPLALSTLQQEALAQRLRWAIQARDQRLGAERLVALDRVLADQETAMARADAAALQADASDADAWRTVRVRLLSDRLLALVESGRPADAIALYDTARATGMELPFYGLGAAARAFAQERRSAEAVPIYEAAVARGGADLPTPDPLYFGLLYAYQDTGRFEDAEALLQRLEHGTPALLRLTPEAGRPNGEYTDVSGLRGLTQLYTDRPALAQQSFSVLTREAPLNPGYAYGAALTERLREHPEAALARFEALAADSPYDIGARTGHVEALLDAGEFAEARQRAESLAADLPDSVQVRDMERKRRAQIGPRLDVDAEASSGGAAIASREWRIDSRLSSGLIDDQWRVFYDQSLGRGVTDIGNANWARGGLGLGWQRGRWLAEGALQHANSGPYRSSVAGRLDYRAGDAWRLSATYDGDSKELPWKARVAGIGAREAGASVGYVVNESRRFDLKWQQLDFSDGNLRNGFDIGWSERWISTPRFQLETKLAADASRGRAIDTTPYFNPSSDSSVQLSVRAQWLNWKSDDRQFFQAVELGAGSYRQAGFGSGPMWNLRYEHRWNLGPKLALRYGLSISGHPYDGVRERQRGVFLNLSTPLP